The following proteins come from a genomic window of Pseudomonas sp. J452:
- a CDS encoding LEA type 2 family protein — MFQRHARLFLLLCVALGIALSGCSALALRDPLHIDLAGLEPLPGQGLEMRFSLLLRVQNPNDQPLDFNGVALQLEVNGHTLASGVSDQSGQVPRFGETLIRVPVSISAFAAIRQAWAAAGYQQGQGLPYTLHGKLAGGLFGSARFSDSGTLNWPQTAPPP, encoded by the coding sequence ATGTTCCAGAGACATGCCAGGCTGTTTCTCCTGCTCTGCGTCGCACTCGGTATCGCGCTGAGTGGCTGTAGCGCGCTGGCCCTGCGCGACCCACTGCATATCGACCTGGCAGGCCTGGAACCACTCCCCGGCCAAGGCCTGGAAATGCGCTTCAGCCTCCTCCTGCGAGTACAGAACCCCAACGACCAGCCGCTCGACTTCAACGGCGTGGCCCTGCAACTGGAGGTCAACGGACATACGCTGGCCAGTGGTGTGAGCGACCAGAGCGGCCAGGTGCCCCGCTTCGGTGAGACCCTGATTCGTGTTCCGGTGAGCATTTCCGCGTTTGCCGCCATCCGCCAGGCCTGGGCCGCCGCGGGCTACCAGCAGGGCCAAGGCTTGCCTTACACCCTGCACGGCAAGCTGGCGGGTGGCCTGTTCGGCAGTGCGCGCTTCAGCGATAGCGGCACCCTGAACTGGCCGCAAACGGCCCCGCCGCCCTGA
- a CDS encoding cyclic nucleotide-binding domain-containing protein produces the protein MYLLGEQPAYADQLIQRLQSIPAQLLDGLQPNGSPLRLEQVDDLAKILPGNQLYIIENGLLHAQVDDRPLFYLQEGDLVGLRQGIDLPSCRYSSEEQLTLVPYSRADVFKHIYGSEQRQELFIQYLIGHTALLSDALARLKQPEIRPATGFQHFAAGEELIHQGDDADHVFVIIEGHAEAHVDGQKVGDVQKDEIFGAMAVFTREKRSATVIASEPCTVMVIPKDQFLSLMQSNPRIAHSLIESMARRIDLLNKEVTQLRTQHQLA, from the coding sequence ATGTACCTACTCGGGGAGCAACCGGCTTACGCCGATCAACTGATCCAACGCTTGCAGAGCATTCCTGCGCAGTTGCTCGACGGCCTGCAGCCCAACGGCTCGCCCTTGCGCCTGGAACAGGTCGACGACCTGGCCAAGATCCTGCCCGGCAACCAGCTGTACATCATCGAGAACGGCCTGCTGCACGCTCAGGTCGATGACCGCCCGCTGTTCTATCTGCAGGAAGGCGACCTGGTCGGCCTGCGTCAGGGCATCGACCTGCCCAGCTGCCGCTACAGCAGCGAAGAACAACTGACTCTGGTGCCCTACTCCCGCGCCGACGTGTTCAAGCACATCTACGGCAGCGAGCAGCGCCAGGAACTGTTCATCCAGTACCTGATCGGCCACACCGCCCTGCTGTCCGATGCCCTGGCGCGCCTCAAGCAGCCGGAAATTCGTCCGGCCACCGGCTTCCAGCACTTCGCCGCTGGCGAAGAACTGATTCACCAGGGCGACGATGCCGACCACGTGTTCGTAATCATCGAGGGTCACGCCGAAGCCCATGTCGATGGGCAGAAGGTCGGTGATGTGCAGAAGGACGAGATTTTCGGCGCCATGGCCGTGTTCACCCGCGAGAAGCGCAGTGCCACGGTAATCGCCAGCGAGCCCTGCACTGTCATGGTCATCCCCAAGGATCAGTTCCTCAGCCTGATGCAGAGCAACCCGCGCATCGCCCACAGCCTGATCGAGAGCATGGCCCGGCGCATCGATCTGCTGAACAAGGAAGTCACCCAGCTGCGCACCCAGCACCAGTTGGCCTGA
- a CDS encoding zinc ribbon domain-containing protein YjdM, whose product MSTLPPCPKCNSEYTYEDGAMLVCPECAHEWSASGSADSAGEADKVIKDAVGNVLQDGDTVSVIKDLKVKGSSLVVKVGTKVKGIRLCDGDHDIDCKIDGIGAMKLKSEFVKKV is encoded by the coding sequence GTGAGCACTTTGCCGCCCTGCCCCAAATGCAACTCCGAATACACCTACGAAGACGGCGCCATGCTGGTCTGCCCGGAGTGCGCCCACGAGTGGTCCGCCAGCGGCAGCGCGGACAGTGCCGGCGAAGCCGACAAGGTGATCAAGGATGCCGTTGGCAATGTGCTGCAGGATGGCGACACCGTCAGCGTGATCAAGGACCTCAAGGTCAAAGGTTCCTCGCTGGTGGTCAAGGTCGGCACCAAGGTCAAGGGCATCCGTCTGTGCGACGGCGACCACGACATCGACTGCAAGATCGATGGCATCGGCGCCATGAAATTGAAGTCCGAATTCGTCAAGAAGGTCTGA
- a CDS encoding gamma-glutamyl-gamma-aminobutyrate hydrolase family protein, with product MSNNNTVNTAKAPRKPVVLMSMGSQERKGHDYQVMTHKYIVPLVEISGCVPLLAPTCCGTDDLEQYLDMVDGVYLTGAGSNIDPSLYGQENLTPGKSQDRDRDLFDLPLIRAAIARGLPIFGICRGMQEINVALGGDMHQKVYAEPGFDDHREDTDEPVEVQYAQSHAVRLVPDSWLAKLMGSEEIHVNSLHGQGIKTLGEGLEALAYAEDGLVEAFHAPALPQFTFAVQWHPEWRAASNPDSVKIFQAFGDACRERAAQGAR from the coding sequence ATGTCTAACAACAACACAGTTAACACTGCTAAAGCCCCACGCAAACCCGTGGTCCTGATGTCCATGGGCAGCCAGGAGCGCAAGGGTCACGACTACCAGGTGATGACCCACAAATACATCGTGCCGCTCGTCGAGATTTCCGGCTGCGTTCCGCTGCTGGCGCCGACCTGCTGCGGCACCGACGATCTCGAGCAGTACCTGGATATGGTCGATGGCGTGTACCTGACCGGTGCCGGCAGCAACATCGACCCGAGCCTCTACGGCCAGGAAAACCTCACCCCCGGCAAGTCCCAGGATCGTGACCGCGATCTGTTCGACCTGCCGTTGATTCGCGCGGCCATCGCCCGTGGCCTGCCGATCTTCGGCATCTGCCGCGGCATGCAGGAAATCAACGTGGCCCTGGGCGGCGACATGCACCAGAAGGTCTATGCGGAGCCGGGCTTCGACGATCACCGCGAAGACACCGACGAGCCGGTGGAGGTGCAGTACGCGCAAAGCCACGCTGTACGCCTGGTGCCGGACAGCTGGCTGGCCAAGCTGATGGGCAGCGAAGAGATCCACGTCAACTCGCTGCATGGCCAGGGCATCAAGACCCTGGGCGAGGGCCTGGAGGCCCTGGCCTACGCCGAAGACGGCCTGGTCGAGGCATTCCATGCACCGGCGCTGCCGCAGTTCACCTTCGCCGTGCAGTGGCACCCGGAATGGCGCGCGGCGTCCAACCCGGATTCGGTGAAGATCTTCCAGGCGTTTGGTGACGCCTGTCGTGAGCGGGCCGCGCAAGGCGCCCGTTAA
- a CDS encoding substrate-binding periplasmic protein, which translates to MRSLLLCLLLLFGPAAWAEEWRVVGDEQFAPYSFVSLDSDTPQGLDVELVRAVMDEADLAYSLRLYPWERVKHMLNRGEVEMAFQFAGTPERMAQYELAGPIRTGSTVFMTRHTLAIQDWQDLEDLQSYVIGQVKGYSYEANFDQADLARDTSAQNPRQLVSMLLAGRIDIIVGDRTQLLYFVREQRAQEQVRILPRPLVEMPRYVAFAKGDTARAEQFGAALQRLKGAGKLASIYKRWE; encoded by the coding sequence ATGCGCAGCCTGTTGCTTTGCCTGCTTCTGCTTTTCGGCCCGGCCGCCTGGGCCGAAGAATGGCGCGTAGTGGGTGACGAGCAGTTCGCCCCCTACAGTTTTGTAAGTCTCGACAGCGATACACCGCAGGGCCTGGATGTCGAACTGGTGCGGGCGGTCATGGATGAAGCCGACCTCGCCTACAGCCTGCGTCTGTATCCCTGGGAGCGGGTCAAACACATGCTCAATCGTGGCGAAGTGGAGATGGCCTTCCAGTTTGCCGGCACCCCGGAGCGCATGGCGCAGTACGAACTGGCCGGCCCCATCCGCACCGGCTCCACGGTCTTCATGACCCGCCACACCCTGGCCATCCAGGACTGGCAAGACCTGGAAGACCTGCAGTCGTATGTAATCGGCCAGGTGAAGGGTTATTCCTACGAAGCAAACTTCGACCAGGCCGACCTGGCCCGCGACACCAGCGCGCAGAACCCGCGCCAACTGGTTTCCATGCTGCTGGCCGGACGCATCGACATCATCGTCGGCGATCGCACGCAGTTGCTGTATTTCGTGCGCGAGCAACGCGCCCAGGAACAGGTGCGCATCCTGCCGCGACCGCTGGTTGAGATGCCGCGCTATGTGGCGTTTGCCAAGGGCGATACGGCGCGTGCCGAGCAGTTCGGCGCCGCCCTGCAGCGCCTCAAGGGCGCAGGCAAGCTGGCGAGCATCTACAAGCGCTGGGAGTAA
- a CDS encoding bifunctional aminoglycoside phosphotransferase/ATP-binding protein yields the protein MSQALIAALQNPALFPHPVEGFQVIETHISWVLLTGPFAYKIKKPVNFGFLDFTSLEARQHFCGEELRLNQRLTEGLYLEVLPISGSESAPQLGGNGPAIEYMLKMRQFPQSQLLSVVQARGELTPEHIEALAKQIADFHSQTPAVPSSHPLCSPTAIMAPMRQNFEQIRPMLSEAADLRQVDALEAWTEASFARLEPLLAQRAANGSIRECHGDIHLGNATLLDGQVVLFDCIEFNEPFRLIDIASDAAFLAMDLEDRGLKPLARRFVSAWLEHTGDYAALELLNFYKAYRALVRAKVALFSLAFQTEDEQKAATLRQYRNYANLAESYSAIPSPFLAITCGVSAVGKSHVALRLVDELGAIRIRSDVERKRLFGNQPEAAKGQLHAGIYSAEAGVATYQRLHQLAENALHAGFPVVLDGAYLKQAQRAAAWQVAEQNGDPFLILDCQAPQEVIAGWLQQRQAAGTDPSDATLAVIEAQQASRETLSDDELAHSKRVDTHDSASLDSLIQRIRQRLPGL from the coding sequence GTGAGCCAAGCACTGATTGCCGCCCTGCAGAACCCGGCCCTTTTCCCCCATCCGGTGGAAGGGTTTCAGGTCATCGAGACGCACATCTCCTGGGTGCTGCTCACCGGCCCCTTCGCCTACAAGATCAAGAAGCCGGTCAACTTCGGCTTCCTCGACTTCACCAGCCTGGAGGCCCGCCAGCATTTCTGTGGTGAAGAGCTGCGCCTCAACCAGCGCCTGACCGAGGGTCTGTATCTGGAAGTGCTGCCGATCAGCGGCAGCGAAAGCGCCCCGCAGCTGGGCGGCAACGGCCCGGCCATCGAATACATGTTGAAAATGCGTCAATTCCCGCAGAGCCAGCTGCTCAGCGTCGTGCAGGCCCGTGGCGAGCTGACACCTGAACATATCGAGGCCCTGGCCAAGCAGATTGCCGACTTCCACAGCCAGACCCCGGCCGTGCCGAGCAGCCACCCGCTGTGCTCGCCGACCGCGATCATGGCGCCGATGCGGCAGAACTTCGAACAGATCCGCCCGATGCTCAGCGAGGCCGCCGATCTGCGCCAGGTCGATGCGCTGGAGGCCTGGACCGAAGCCAGCTTCGCCCGCCTCGAACCGCTGCTGGCACAGCGCGCTGCCAATGGCTCGATCCGCGAATGCCACGGTGACATCCACCTGGGCAACGCCACCCTGCTGGATGGCCAGGTAGTACTGTTCGATTGCATCGAGTTCAACGAGCCGTTCCGCCTGATCGACATCGCCTCGGACGCCGCCTTCCTCGCCATGGATCTTGAAGACCGTGGCCTCAAGCCCCTGGCCCGGCGCTTCGTCAGCGCCTGGCTGGAACACACCGGCGACTATGCCGCCCTGGAACTGCTCAACTTCTACAAGGCCTACCGCGCCCTGGTGCGGGCCAAGGTTGCCCTGTTCAGCCTGGCCTTCCAGACCGAGGACGAGCAGAAAGCCGCGACCCTGCGCCAGTACCGCAACTACGCCAACCTGGCGGAAAGCTACAGCGCCATCCCCTCTCCGTTCCTGGCCATTACCTGTGGCGTTTCCGCCGTCGGCAAGAGCCATGTGGCCCTGCGCCTGGTCGATGAGCTGGGCGCCATCCGCATTCGCTCCGACGTCGAGCGCAAGCGCCTGTTCGGCAACCAGCCGGAGGCCGCCAAGGGTCAGCTGCATGCCGGCATCTACAGTGCCGAGGCCGGCGTCGCCACCTACCAGCGCCTGCACCAACTGGCAGAAAACGCCCTGCACGCTGGCTTCCCGGTGGTGCTCGATGGCGCCTACCTGAAGCAGGCCCAGCGCGCCGCCGCCTGGCAGGTTGCCGAACAGAATGGCGACCCCTTCCTGATTCTCGACTGCCAGGCCCCGCAAGAAGTTATTGCCGGCTGGCTGCAACAGCGCCAGGCCGCCGGCACCGACCCGTCGGATGCCACCCTGGCAGTGATCGAGGCCCAGCAGGCCAGTCGCGAAACCCTCAGCGATGACGAACTGGCCCACAGCAAACGCGTCGACACCCACGACAGCGCCAGTCTGGACAGCCTGATCCAACGCATCCGCCAGCGCCTGCCCGGGCTCTGA
- a CDS encoding pentapeptide repeat-containing protein, translated as MSQPRQLDNPLYRLLYTEKVRDFNAQKPKDGTVDLKGGDFRGLDLRLLDANAIDFTDAYFRGADLRGLDLRNACMEGASIAHAQISGAYFPADLSADEILMSLNFGTRLRYRTR; from the coding sequence ATGAGCCAACCACGCCAGCTCGACAATCCGCTGTACCGCCTGCTGTATACCGAGAAAGTCCGCGACTTCAATGCGCAAAAACCCAAGGACGGCACAGTCGACCTCAAGGGTGGCGACTTTCGCGGCCTCGATCTGCGCCTGCTGGATGCCAACGCTATCGACTTCACCGACGCCTACTTCCGCGGCGCCGACCTGCGCGGCCTGGATCTGCGCAATGCCTGCATGGAGGGCGCCAGCATCGCCCACGCGCAAATATCCGGAGCCTACTTCCCGGCTGACCTGAGCGCCGACGAAATCCTCATGTCCCTCAACTTCGGCACCCGCCTGCGCTATCGCACCCGCTGA
- a CDS encoding class I SAM-dependent methyltransferase, which produces MSEIASLFGAGANAYAAFRPQYPDALFAWLASHSPGRERALDIGCGNGQASRPLLQHFSQVLACDGSPEQLLAARDLQGIDCFAADAEALPLADASLDLIIVAQALHWFATPAFFSEVRRLLKPDGLFCAWCYSLLRIDSKLDALLDDFYSNTLGAYWPAGRASVDAGYRDIQAPFPRLQPPPFAIQLHWNLPQLLGYLGTWSAVQRLQQASGRDPLLALEPALLEAWGDPHQERFVSWPLHFLAGLPNPSHQ; this is translated from the coding sequence ATGAGTGAAATTGCCAGCCTGTTCGGCGCAGGCGCCAACGCCTACGCCGCCTTTCGCCCGCAATACCCGGACGCCCTGTTCGCCTGGCTGGCCAGCCACAGCCCCGGCCGTGAGCGCGCCCTCGACATAGGTTGCGGCAATGGCCAGGCCAGCCGCCCGCTACTGCAACACTTCAGCCAGGTACTGGCCTGCGATGGCAGCCCCGAACAGTTACTAGCCGCCAGGGATCTGCAGGGGATCGATTGCTTCGCCGCCGATGCCGAGGCCCTGCCCCTGGCGGATGCCAGCCTCGACCTGATCATCGTCGCCCAAGCGCTGCACTGGTTCGCCACGCCGGCGTTCTTTAGCGAAGTGCGCCGCCTGCTCAAGCCCGACGGCCTGTTCTGCGCCTGGTGCTACAGCCTGCTGCGCATCGACAGCAAGCTGGACGCCCTGCTCGACGATTTCTACAGCAATACCCTTGGCGCCTACTGGCCAGCGGGCCGCGCCAGCGTCGATGCGGGTTACCGGGATATCCAGGCGCCCTTTCCGCGCCTGCAGCCACCACCATTCGCCATCCAGCTGCACTGGAATCTGCCGCAGTTGCTCGGCTATCTCGGCACCTGGTCCGCCGTACAGCGCCTGCAGCAGGCCAGTGGCCGTGATCCGCTGCTGGCCCTGGAGCCCGCGCTGCTTGAAGCCTGGGGTGACCCACATCAAGAGCGTTTTGTCAGTTGGCCGCTACACTTTCTTGCAGGCCTACCCAATCCCTCTCATCAGTAG
- a CDS encoding TfoX/Sxy family protein has product MNDELQHLKNLGKTSAQWLHAVGIHNANDLRRLGAVDAYRAVRARGFRASKVLLYAIEGALLDVHWNELPPAHKAELNGQVDSLGMSNKS; this is encoded by the coding sequence ATGAACGATGAACTTCAGCACCTGAAAAACCTCGGTAAAACCTCGGCGCAATGGCTGCATGCCGTCGGCATCCACAACGCCAACGACCTGCGCCGACTGGGCGCCGTGGATGCCTACCGGGCCGTGCGTGCCCGAGGTTTCCGCGCCTCCAAGGTGCTGCTCTACGCAATCGAAGGCGCACTGCTGGACGTCCACTGGAACGAGCTGCCACCGGCACACAAGGCTGAACTCAACGGCCAGGTAGACTCACTGGGCATGAGCAACAAGAGCTAG